A DNA window from Actinomadura coerulea contains the following coding sequences:
- a CDS encoding cellulase family glycosylhydrolase: MRSLSPRTAAVAALTGAICAAGSLAAGTGTVFGAPPARAAVACEVGYTTNDWGTGFTAAVTITNRGPAVNGWTLTYSYTGNQQLTNGWNGRWTQSGKTVTVTGESWNAALATGASVQAGAQFAYSGTNAAPTAFTLNGTACNGGGEPTTEPPTTPPPGGPAPTLKVSGNRFVDAAGAAVRLRGVNRSGGEFACVQGNGIWDGPMDAASVAAIKKWNVNAVRVPLNSDCWLGLDNVDPAYRGTAYRNAVKNYVGLLEENGITPILELHWSRGSWTGYDSHCQTAAAECQKPMPDAQYAPEFWKQLATAYKGDTAVVFDLFNEPYPNNLQVMDYAQSWKCWRDGGPACTGLTYEAAGMQDLLDAVRSTGAQNVVMVAGSSYSNDLGQWLAQKPSDPTGNLAAAWHSYNFNYCKDASCWDQQIAPVAAQVPLVAGEIGENTCGHSYVDSLMTWLDARGASYLGWTWNTWDCSSGPSLISSYDGTPTAYGAGLRDHLRSAP, from the coding sequence ATGAGATCGCTTTCCCCGCGCACCGCAGCGGTGGCCGCGCTGACCGGCGCGATCTGCGCCGCGGGCTCGCTCGCCGCGGGCACCGGGACCGTGTTCGGCGCGCCGCCGGCCCGCGCCGCCGTCGCCTGCGAGGTCGGCTACACCACCAACGACTGGGGCACCGGCTTCACCGCCGCCGTCACGATCACCAACCGGGGCCCCGCCGTGAACGGCTGGACGCTGACCTACTCCTACACAGGGAACCAGCAGCTCACCAACGGCTGGAACGGCCGGTGGACGCAGTCGGGCAAGACCGTCACCGTCACCGGCGAGAGCTGGAACGCGGCCCTCGCCACGGGCGCGTCCGTGCAGGCCGGGGCGCAGTTCGCCTACAGCGGCACGAACGCCGCGCCGACCGCCTTCACGCTCAACGGGACGGCCTGCAACGGCGGCGGCGAGCCCACCACCGAGCCCCCGACGACTCCCCCGCCCGGAGGCCCGGCGCCCACGCTGAAGGTCTCCGGCAACAGGTTCGTGGACGCCGCCGGCGCGGCGGTGCGCCTGCGCGGGGTGAACCGATCCGGCGGCGAGTTCGCCTGCGTGCAGGGAAACGGCATCTGGGACGGCCCGATGGACGCCGCCTCCGTGGCCGCGATCAAGAAATGGAATGTCAACGCCGTACGCGTCCCGCTCAACTCCGACTGCTGGCTGGGCTTGGACAACGTCGATCCCGCCTACCGCGGAACCGCCTACCGGAACGCCGTCAAGAATTACGTCGGGCTGCTCGAGGAGAACGGCATCACGCCCATTCTGGAACTGCACTGGAGCCGCGGATCGTGGACCGGCTACGACAGCCATTGCCAGACCGCGGCCGCGGAATGCCAGAAACCGATGCCGGACGCCCAGTACGCGCCGGAATTCTGGAAGCAGCTCGCCACCGCCTACAAGGGCGACACGGCGGTCGTGTTCGACCTGTTCAACGAGCCGTACCCGAACAACCTCCAGGTCATGGACTACGCACAGTCGTGGAAGTGCTGGCGTGACGGCGGCCCGGCCTGCACGGGCCTCACCTACGAGGCGGCCGGGATGCAGGACCTCCTCGACGCCGTCCGCTCGACCGGCGCGCAGAACGTCGTCATGGTCGCGGGCAGCAGCTACTCCAACGACCTCGGGCAGTGGCTCGCGCAGAAGCCGTCCGACCCCACCGGGAACCTGGCGGCCGCATGGCACTCCTACAACTTCAACTACTGCAAGGACGCGTCCTGCTGGGACCAGCAGATCGCACCCGTCGCCGCGCAGGTCCCGCTCGTCGCGGGCGAGATCGGTGAGAACACCTGCGGCCACTCCTACGTGGACTCGCTCATGACCTGGCTGGACGCCCGCGGAGCGTCCTACCTCGGCTGGACGTGGAACACCTGGGACTGCTCCAGCGGTCCGTCGCTCATCAGCTCCTACGACGGCACCCCGACCGCGTACGGCGCCGGACTGCGCGACCACCTGCGCTCCGCTCCCTGA
- a CDS encoding LacI family DNA-binding transcriptional regulator: MTVTHPPHDPALPDRPPTLAHVAQLAGVSPATVSRVLNGSARVSRAARLQVEAAVERLGYVRRRSGPPDRESSGTVATVVCEDGCRVLGDPFFARLLWGVRRELRGRAPLVVLMAGRADEWRATTGYLRGGRAEGVLLVGARRDQVAPLVQAAAGAPVVLAGRPLDEVALPYVDVDNRGGAHAAVRHLLASGRRRIGTIAGPADMGAAVDRLAGYRLAAREAGIGVNGLVCQGDFGRLSGERAMHRLLERRPDVDAVLAASDQMAVGALSALRRAGRRVPDDVAVVGFDDAPVAQQVRPRLTTVRQPAEDLGARLARELRACTGGRPNTERGVVLRTKLIIRESG; this comes from the coding sequence GTGACCGTCACCCACCCCCCGCACGACCCCGCCCTCCCCGACCGACCGCCCACCCTCGCCCACGTCGCGCAGCTGGCCGGCGTGTCGCCGGCCACGGTGTCCCGCGTGCTGAACGGGTCGGCGCGCGTCAGCAGGGCGGCCCGCCTCCAGGTCGAGGCGGCGGTCGAGCGGCTCGGCTACGTCCGGCGCCGCAGCGGCCCTCCCGACCGGGAGTCGTCCGGCACCGTCGCCACCGTCGTCTGCGAGGACGGCTGCCGCGTCCTCGGCGACCCGTTCTTCGCGCGCCTGCTGTGGGGCGTGCGCCGCGAGCTCCGCGGCCGCGCGCCGCTCGTCGTCCTCATGGCCGGCCGGGCCGACGAGTGGCGGGCGACCACCGGCTACCTGCGCGGCGGGCGGGCCGAGGGCGTGCTGCTCGTCGGCGCCCGCCGCGACCAGGTCGCCCCGCTCGTGCAGGCCGCCGCCGGTGCTCCCGTGGTGCTCGCCGGGCGCCCCCTCGACGAGGTGGCGCTGCCGTACGTCGACGTCGACAACCGGGGCGGCGCGCACGCCGCCGTCCGGCACCTGCTGGCCTCGGGCCGCCGCCGGATCGGCACCATCGCCGGGCCCGCCGACATGGGCGCCGCCGTGGACCGGCTCGCCGGCTACCGGCTCGCGGCGCGCGAGGCCGGGATCGGCGTCAACGGGCTGGTCTGCCAGGGCGACTTCGGCCGGCTGTCCGGCGAGCGGGCGATGCACCGCCTGCTGGAGCGCCGGCCGGACGTCGACGCCGTGCTCGCCGCGTCCGACCAGATGGCGGTCGGCGCGCTGAGCGCGCTGCGCCGGGCGGGACGCCGCGTCCCCGACGACGTCGCGGTCGTCGGGTTCGACGACGCTCCGGTGGCCCAGCAGGTCCGCCCCCGGCTGACGACCGTCCGGCAGCCCGCCGAGGACCTCGGCGCCCGCCTGGCGCGCGAACTGCGCGCCTGCACCGGAGGCAGGCCCAACACCGAGCGCGGCGTCGTGCTGCGCACCAAGTTGATCATTCGGGAGTCCGGCTGA